A single Tuberibacillus sp. Marseille-P3662 DNA region contains:
- a CDS encoding alanine/glycine:cation symporter family protein, which yields MDVLQLVVDYLNGKLWGYVLIILLIGLGLYFTFRSRFVQFRLFGEMFRVIKEDTSTHKKGISSFKAWTISTASRVGTGNMAGVALAISAGGPGAVFWMWIIALVGGATSFVESTLAQVYKVKDGDAFRGGPSYYMEKALNAKWMAILFSILITITYGLIFNAVQANTITVAFNQSFNLNRLVLGIVVVILTALIIFGGVKRIANFTGVVVPFMAMIYIIVAFLTLLMNITEVPNMIALIFQHAFGIKEIVGGGIGAAIMNGVKRGLFSNEAGMGSAPNAAATATVSHPAKQGLVQTLSVFTDTLLICSATAFMILISGEWIGTSDGITGVTLTQNALNELLGAWGGPFVAVSILLFAFSSLIGNYYYGETNIKLYTNGNAILNLYRFVVLAMVIFGAVTKVQLVWDLADLFMALMAIVNLIAIAILGKIAFAVLKDYMKQKRQGKNPEFVAKNIPWLRNVEWWGGSADQEKDH from the coding sequence ATGGATGTGTTGCAATTGGTCGTTGATTACCTTAATGGCAAGCTATGGGGATATGTTTTAATTATCCTACTCATCGGCCTTGGTTTGTACTTCACATTTCGTTCAAGGTTTGTGCAATTTCGCCTGTTCGGAGAAATGTTCCGTGTAATTAAAGAGGATACTTCCACACATAAGAAAGGTATATCTTCGTTCAAGGCTTGGACGATTAGTACAGCTTCACGGGTCGGCACAGGGAACATGGCCGGTGTTGCCCTTGCCATTTCAGCAGGCGGACCAGGCGCTGTTTTTTGGATGTGGATCATTGCTCTGGTTGGCGGAGCGACGAGTTTTGTTGAAAGCACATTAGCCCAGGTTTATAAGGTCAAAGATGGGGATGCCTTCCGTGGCGGGCCTTCTTACTATATGGAAAAAGCGCTTAATGCCAAATGGATGGCTATTCTGTTCTCAATTTTAATTACGATTACTTATGGACTCATTTTCAATGCGGTTCAAGCCAACACGATTACCGTTGCCTTTAATCAATCTTTTAATTTAAATCGCTTGGTATTGGGTATCGTTGTTGTTATATTGACAGCCTTAATCATATTTGGCGGTGTTAAAAGAATTGCCAATTTCACAGGTGTTGTTGTTCCGTTCATGGCCATGATTTACATCATTGTTGCCTTTTTGACACTTCTCATGAATATCACTGAAGTTCCTAATATGATCGCACTGATTTTCCAACATGCTTTCGGAATCAAAGAAATTGTAGGTGGCGGTATTGGTGCTGCGATTATGAATGGTGTCAAACGTGGCTTGTTTTCCAATGAAGCAGGTATGGGTAGCGCACCTAATGCGGCCGCGACAGCGACCGTCAGTCACCCTGCTAAGCAAGGTCTTGTGCAAACGTTAAGTGTCTTCACGGACACCCTACTGATTTGTAGTGCAACGGCATTCATGATTCTGATTTCAGGCGAATGGATCGGTACCAGCGATGGTATTACCGGTGTTACCTTAACCCAAAATGCATTAAATGAACTGCTTGGTGCTTGGGGTGGCCCATTTGTCGCGGTATCCATACTTTTGTTTGCCTTTAGCTCATTAATCGGCAATTATTATTATGGCGAAACCAATATTAAACTCTATACAAACGGTAATGCCATACTTAACCTATATCGTTTCGTTGTCTTAGCTATGGTGATATTTGGTGCTGTGACGAAGGTCCAACTTGTGTGGGACTTAGCGGATTTATTCATGGCTTTAATGGCGATTGTTAACCTTATTGCCATTGCTATACTCGGTAAAATCGCCTTCGCAGTCCTCAAGGATTATATGAAGCAGAAGAGACAAGGAAAAAACCCTGAGTTTGTTGCAAAAAATATCCCATGGCTCCGCAATGTTGAGTGGTGGGGTGGTTCGGCAGATCAAGAAAAGGATCATTAA